ATGAATTGATTGCAtcccatgtcttcaaaaaagTATAAGGAATATttattccttttatttttttgtaacaaattaagaaaaccATTTCAAgcttttgagttttgtaacTCAAAGATGCAAGGATGTTTCTCAGTGATATATCATCGTCTGGTCCATTTCCCCCTAAGGTCTCATTGTAAAACAGTTCTCCATTCATGTCCTACAActtaagaaaaaagtaaattgATCATCAAATCCATATATGTTTCAATTGTTATTTTACTTGTATGGCATCCTCATTCTAATCTTTTCAAATGTTTTTGCTTCTCAGACTGTGGTCTGCTTTCCCTATCTGGGCGGTGTTGTTGAGCTAGGTGTGACTGAGCTGGTAATTTCTTTTCCTGAGTTAACTCCCTTCCCTTCAGTTTCCGGTAACAGTGTAGcagttttaaattttctcatgaTGTAAGTAAATCTTCTCTTTCTGTGATATCTATAGGTACCGGAGGACCTTagtctcattcaacacatcaaGGCTTCTTTACTCGATTTCTCAAAGCCCGATTGCTCTGAGAAATCTTCCTCTGCACCTCATAAGGCAGATGATGATTCAGACCAAGTGCTTGCTAAGGTTGACCATGAAATAGTTGATACATTGGCTTTAGAGAACCTATATTCCCCCtcagaagaaatcaaatttgatCCGATGGGAATCAATGATTTACATGGAAACTATGAAGAGTTCAACATGACCTCTCCTGAGGAATGTTCTAATGGTTGTGAGCACAATCATCAGACAGAAGACTCCTTTATGCCTGAAGGTATCAATGATGGGGCTTCTCAAGTTCAGAGTTGGCATTTCATGGATGAAGACTTCAGCATTGGTGTTCAAGATTCCATGAATTCTAGTGACTGCATATCTGAAGCTTTtgttaataaaaaaagggcTCAATCTTCCCCTAGACACGAGAGTGTCAACCGTAACCATTTAAAGGAACTTGAAAACCTCAATGACACAAAATTTAGCTCCTTGGATCTCGGACCTGCTGATGATCATATACACTACACAAGAACTCTTTCTAATATTCTGGGAAGCTCAACAAGGTTGACTGAAAACCCATGTTCTTGCGATGGAGATTGCAAATCCAGTTTTGTGACATGGAAGAAAGGAGTCGTTGATAATTGTAGGCCAACAGTACATCAGAAAATACTAAAGAAGATTTTGTTTACAGTTCCTTTGATGTGTGGTGCGAGCTCCCAAAATACTATACAAGATGGGCTCTCGAAGCTGCAAAGTGATGATATTCACAAGGGACATGTTATGCCTGATAAACTgaaagagaatgaaaaattGCTGGTCCTGAGGTCAATGGTTCCTTCTATCAGTGAGGTAATTTCAGATGCCTTGTGTTGGAAATCATATTTACATTTTATTTGACAGAAATTTCATGGTCTGTACTATTTTGTAGTAGTCCTGTAAGCATGGCAAACTGCTAAAGCATGCAGTCTTgatctagtttttttttttttcccccatttAGTTGTCAAGTAAGTCTTCATAATATTTGACACAAATCCCTTTCAACAACTTTTGCATACAAAAACGACTCTGCACTGAAGTACTACTGCTGCATTAGTATACTGGCTTTGCAGCTATTTTAATTTCACATACTTCTCTGAAGTTTTCACTATTTTCATGAGCTCCCATGACTGAAAAACCAGTCCAAAATTTTTCAGGTTGATAAAGCATCGGTCCTGGATGACACAATTAAGTACTTGAAAGAGCTTGAGGCAAGAGCAGAAGAGATGGAATCCTGCATGGACACCGTGGAAGCGATAGCTAGAAGGAAATACCTGGACAGGGCAGAGAAGACATCAGATAACTATGATAAAATAAAGATGGATAATGTTAAAAAGCCTTGGCTAAACAAGAGAAAGGCCTGTGACATTGACGAAACTGACCCAGATCTCAATAGGCTTGTTCCCAGAGAAAGCTTGCCACTAGATGTGAAAGTCATTTTAAAAGAGCAGGAGGTTCTGATAGAGATGAGATGCCCTTATAGGGAATATATCTTGCTTGATATAATGGATGCCATTAACAATCTGTACTTAGATGCTCACTCAGTCCAATCATCCACCCTTGATGGTGTTCTCACATTGAGCCTTACATCAAAGGTTTGTATTTCCTAGTCTTCTGACTTATCTAAAGAGACCATCATAGCATCTTTCCTTGTTTTATCAATAATTCTAACCGGTTCTGGAACATATGCAGTGAACTAGGATAAAATCTGccattcaattttaattttttctgtgaattttttttcatattcaaACACCCTGATGCTGAATTAACTGTTCTCACTATCGATTGGTTTCAGTTTCGAGGAGCAGCGGTTGCACCAGTTGGGATGATAAAACAGGCGCTTTGGAAAATTGCCGGTAAGTGTTGAGAAGCCGGCAAAGCTAATAAACTTGTATTTGTAGGATTTCTATAGGCAGGAAGAGTAATGTAGCTATTTGAAGTTAAAATTTGTAGCAGTAACTGGAGCAGTTTGATATAGTTCCTAACATGCATCCCTTCTCTACTATTTATCACTGGATAATAAGCTTCACCATTGGTGACTTTTGTCATGTGATGAAGAAATGGAACATCCATTGTAATTTATCTAGTTTCAGCTAGAGTTAGAGTGTGAGTTCAATAAAGTAGTAATTTTATCTCTTTTAGATTACTGCCAGCCACCTAAACATTTTCACTGCCTACCTATTCAGAGGAAATGTTAAAACAGATTAATACCAGGGTAAAATTCCTGACAGTAGAAGCCGGAAAAACATTGTAAAATGACCCAGAATTTAATACTTCATCAAATGAACATGCCAACCCAGTTACCCAGAGATCCTCTTTAATCACAGCAGGCAGCAGAGgattgaagaaatttgattcATTAATCTATAATTAGGTTTCTTAAGTAAGCTTTGTGGCCTAATTAGCACCGCACAAAATGAGGACTTTTTTAATGCATTGCTTACAGTTCAATAGTTGCATATCATTGAATGTGCTGCTAAATTGAAAGTTGGAATTGGATTACTTTATTTGAAATGCATTGGCAAAAATAATGCCAAGTTGACAAGTGCCATCTTCATGTGTTCTCACAAATTTAATAATCTTCACATTAATTcttcaagaaacaaaaaaaatggtggGCAGAAGAAACCACCTCCtttgatctcttggactccaaTTAATCTCCCCACTTCAAGTTATAGGAATGCAAATTAAGTGAAGCAAGTTTATTTCATATGATCATACACAGAGTGGATGAGTTGCCTCTACATGAAAATACATTTTATCATTTTAGAAGAATAAAACTTCCAATGAATAATTGTCTTGAGACTAATGTTATTTGTACCGTATTGATGAtcacctctctaatagaggtgggcTCCATCAGTGTATGTGGGACCCACCTATATAAGAGAGGTGGTCAGCAAGTAAATGTGGTCCAAATAGCAACACccaaagaaaatatacatGTTATGAGGACCATTATTACTCTTAGCACAATCAtgataattataaattttttgaaaaagaagaacatgGTAGAAATTCCATAAGAACACCAATTCAAggattatataataataatgcaaATAAGTTGGAAGTTGAGATTCCAACTGTACACCTTTTCTCCTATCAACGACCAACAGGTCAAGGCTCCTCAAACTCAACTAACTCCTACCAATTTCTTCTCTGCATCTCACGCAAGCACACTGGCACAAACAAATTTAGCACAAACTTACAATTTTAAAGCCAGATTATTACTTAATACAATGCCTAActataattactttaattacaAGAGGAGCTtcaatttgttgtttttgttttttcaactGTCACATTTGGCTTGCTGTTTAATCCCAGCAAAATCCCTTACAGTAAACCCAACCTTTTCAAACTTCCCTCTCTCATTGCTCTCTCTGAATTTCAAATAGTCCAAGCAAACAAATGGATTGTAAATCCTCACATTCTCTTCCCCCAACACATCATCTGGTGCAAATATCACCTTCTCATCTTCAAAACACCAAAAGTAGGCCAGAGAAAAGCGGTTCACCGGCTGCTTTAGAATGACTCTATGTTCTGATGACCTTAACTTCTCATTGCTCCAGGCTTGAAACATATCCCCTATGTTCACCACCAAGGTCCCCTCACACGGGCTTATGTCCATCCACTTACCCTCCTTTGATCTCACTTGAAGCCCTCCGATTTCATCTTGGTACACAATTGTTACACAGCTCATGTCTGTGTGCATTCCAAGTCCTTCAACCTCATCTTCATGATCTTCCAAGCTTTCTGGAGCTGAGTAGTTATTTATTCTTAAGTAACCATGACAATTTTGGAATTCAGattcataaaatttctttACCAAACCATCCCCCAAGCTCATCAGCGCGATCTTCACGATTTTCTTCGATAATTCTGTCATCTTGCTCCCATATTCTTGTAATATCTCACTATTAGAAAGAAACAGATGATCAGAAATAGCAAATTAATTATAACCTcaaagtaaatttattttgatagGGGAAATCGAACAGAGGGCCTCGAGAGTAAGGGTGAATATTCTTAATCGCTTGAGCTACAAGGCCCTTTCCAAACATcaagaaaattaatatgaaGATAAAAGACATAAGATAACagaagcatatatatatttatgaggATGAcagtatgtatatatacaattatctatatatatagtacCTGAATTCAGAGTTGTGTTGGTCAAAGAGAACATTGGCAGAAGTTTGAGCAGACTCAAAGAACTTTGGGCCAGAAACTCTGAGGCTTTCAAAGAACGGAGAGGCTATGAAATGAGGAGTATAAGTTTTTGCAGAAGAGAAAGGACCAAGTTTGAGTTTAGTATCAGAAGGGAGGCTGAAGAGGCCATTTGAAAGTGAATATAGTTTTCTGAAAAGATCTTTGGAGATCCCATGATTGGTGATGTGCAAGAAGCCCCATGTTTTGAAGGCTTCAGCTAGAGAGGATAAAGAAGAAGGGTGCAATATTGGCTGAGAAATGTCTAGCATGGGAAGTTTAACAGAAGTTTGAGGTATTTCTGACATTGCCTCTAGAGTCTAGCTAGAGCCTAGAATGTAGGTAAAAAGGTTCACTTTGTCCACATGGGTTGGCCTATTAAATAGATAGCTGGttaagtttaattaattaaatgggGTTTGGCCTCTGCACACTGCAGATAAAAAGGTGTACAATGTTAAGACATTGATTGTATAATAGCATAGGAAAATGGGAATTTAGTTGTTTTATCACCTAATTAAAACCATTTTTAATTAAAGCAATGtatcaaacttttttttaacacaagcgatagtctaaactataaaaGGGAGGAAAGTTTCTTATACACTCACTACTAAGGTGTCATGGGGATTCGAACATGAGACCACTGGTATGCAAAACAAGGCCCTTTTTCATTGGGTTAGATTCTGTTGGGAACAATGTATCAGACTTTAGTTATAAATCATGAGCAAAAAATCAACCATATAACATGTTTGACTATAAAGACTTGCAATTAAAGTATGAATTCTTGTTTTTATGTGAAGCAATCATAAATAAGTCAATTGAAGGAAGCtgattaaataatttaatttgcagTTACTTGGAGCCAAGACAGGCTGTAGGTAGGTATCCAGGTCATGCATATGGACTTTCTTAAATTCTGTTATAGCATGTTATGCATGGCTTCTGgggtttttcttaaaaatcctttatatatatatatatatatatatatatttttttttttttcctggaaAACGTTTTTGACCAGCAAGCATATGCAGAAGTGTAGAAGTAGAACATCATGTGAAACCTCCTCTGGGTTTTAGAAGAGTTAACGAATGGAAATCATTATCATGTGAAACATTTATGTTCATAAAGTATTATGGCATGTTTGCCACTATAGCTTTCCACAGAGGAAAAGCCGCAAAAAGGCATGCCACATATATATTGTCCCTTGGTTCCCTTCCAGTGATTTGTGCAAGCGAAAGTAACCCCATCATGGCTAGTAATTAGTGATCagtttaaaaattaatttggagtAAGCGACTTGTAGCTTAAGTGGTTAAAAGTCGTCACTTTTACACCTAAGATTTTTTGGCCCATGTACATAAGGATTTGGCTCCAATTATCAGCCTTCTACCTGGGTTTGGAGCTGCAAAGCGCGGAAGATGTTGGGTTTCATCGAGTTCGAGTTTAGCCGGTATGGCACTATAGATTTAGCCGATATGATGCTATGACTCTCTTCGGGTTGCCTAGGAGGATATGGAGTTGTGGTCCTACTTCTTAGTTTATTTTcgtttaataattttcaaaaactcTTCAGGAGTTTATTGtgctttgttttctctttagGATATTTTATCCCTTTTAGTTTTTGGCTTTCGATATGGATCTACGATCACATGGCCAATCTGTATTGTAAGTTTGATTAGATTTACTTCTTGTTGTTGAATTGGGGTTTTAGTTATCTTTTGAGTTGTGCGTGATTCTCTCCATATCAAtccaaccaaaaacaaaaaacaaaaaacaaagaggcCACAATATTTACCAGGTGCCGTTATTCTCTCCATATCAATGCATTGCCAAGTAAATCTCAATATCATTGCCAATCTCTCAAtatcttttgttttacttCTCATTGCCAATATCTTTTGCACCAATAAAAGCAAGGATAAACTAGAATGATTACCAGCTAACATTGCCAATATCTTTTGGATCAGTTTTCTTTCCATGAAACCATGATGAGCTTTAGACAATATACAATAAACAATCTGCACAAAGTAAGACACTTTTAGGTACTAGATAGATAGTGcgttttgtcttttctttttcttttttttccaatttggaAACTACACCATCATCACATTTCATTGTCAAAGAAGTGTTCAATGTATAGACCTGGTTTTAACACACACCTTTAACTTACACCAAATATGCAAATCCCACCAGGAGGCCACAatgtttttgattttttttgctcATAATTAAAATGAAGAAGTGTTCATagcaattctttttcttttttaaggaaaaaagaaatttttgatTGGGCCCTGTTGGGCTCACGCCTGTAATGAGCTCAAGTCGAGCAAAGCCCATAAAACTTGATAGGGCCTCACACCCCTACTTGCAACTTTACATGTCTATGTAAAAACGACATgccgtttttttttttttttgtgtgttgaAGACCTGACATAAACGTCTATAActcattaaaacaaaacaatctcTAATTACACCTTAAAACGCCCATTTAATTAGTGAATTTGTCTGTCGTTATATTCTTTTTTGCCAATTCCATATTCACTTCTATTTTCAATATGAATTGCCTTAACTCCTAAAATTCATTAGACTAGCCTCTCATGCGAGTGGAGAGACATTTTATTAATCACACGCGCTATGcccaatttaaaaataaaataaaattttgagacAGGCATTTCGCAAAATACAATTacgaaaaataataatttatagaatCGCGTGTATCATGCgtgattaataaaaaaaattcattgtGCGCTAGAGGATAGTAactcattaaaataaaacacccTCTAATATAATACACCTTAAAACGCCCAGTTAATGAGTGAGTTACCCGTCGTTATATTTTAGCCTATATATATTTGACCCTTCCCATCAAATGAGTGCATGCCCACATGCAAACATACATGACAGGAGGAACCCTTGAAGTACTTCTTGTAGATGCTGAAGGCATTAGGCACACAAATCTTCTTGGTAAGCCTACTCCTAGTAAAATTGGTTGCACACAAATCTTACCTACAACTGTGAGTATGTAATACAACCCCTTGAGTCTATTCTCGCCACGTGACTAGGTCACGTAGTGAGGTATGTAGACGCAACTCAAGGAGATATAGTCCGGTAACACATACGGTATAtctcaattattatttaaaaagatcCTAAAAATTGCACTCAATTACTGTTATAGGTAGAGCATCCTACCACGTGATCATAGAGTGTGGCACTCGAGAATATAGAAGCAAAGAATCATCAAGTATGTTTACTTGGTTCTTTCTCTGATCTCAACTCCCAGTTTATTCAGACATGCTATTGCTATGCATATCATTCTTATGTTATCCTAGTACTAGCTAAATGGGTTGTGTGATGCAGGTGAAGATGACAAAATTAGCTGGAATGAAAAATTCACGTTTCAATTTCCATTGTCAGATTGGAAAAACTTAACTCATCTCAAATTCAGAATTATGGACACCGAGTTGTTCACAGATGCTGGATTTGTTGGTGAAACCATGTACTTAATTTAtgccttcttctctctctctctctctctctctctctctctctcttttatttttttggtgtagttttttaaaatttatttacatCTTATTCATGTAGATCTCATATATTCtgcaaattattaattttttttttcctaataaTTAGCCTTTGAAAGAATGTACTCTGGTTCTGTTATGCAGAGTTCATCTTGGTGGAATAATTACTGAGGGGAAGGACAGAGGATTCATTGAATTAAAACCAGCTCCGTACAATGTGGTGCTTGAAGATGACACCTATAAAGGAGAGATAAAGATTGGGTTTCGATTTATCACAAATGTAAGTGTGTTTATAGGGTCATGTCCTCTTACTAAAATACCTAGCATATTATGTTGTCCGTGAATTGATAGAATCTCATATTCATTCTGGATTTTACAATCAACAATTTTGATtcacaatttaacaacataacatgTTAAACTGTCTAAAAATATAACATTTCCCACGCTTAATATCGCACTTCTTCCCCTCTTAAACATATTGTCAGAGTGTGAGTTCAAGAGTTTAATGTGTGTATATTTCCTATTAATATATCATttgtcaaaaaataaataaaaatacagtGCTAAATATATGGCATGATGATTGTGCTATGCAGAAAGAAGCGCATGTGATAGAGACAAGGGAATTCTTGGCAGAGGACAAAACTAAACCAAGAGGATCAATCCGTAGGAGCATTGCCAACCTATGGAGAATTTTATGGTGGAGATTCTTGTTTTGTCATAAAACGGATTCTAAAAATAAGCACAAGCATAAGTAGAGGACCATAAGGTCTTAATCATGGCTATATTACGATCTAGAAGGTGcactatatatttttatttttatttttgaaggTCAACTTGGAACATTTTAATTGCaccttaattttctttttttgggtgcagGGTTGTATGTTGGTGTTACATTCTATAATGGcacattttaatttcattagaTTTATGTCTTATTCgtttatttgtttcttaatATAAGCGACAGTATAAATTACAGAAGAggaggtttctcacacacacaaccaaGATGTCATAtgggttcaaatttgaaacatC
The Prunus dulcis chromosome 2, ALMONDv2, whole genome shotgun sequence DNA segment above includes these coding regions:
- the LOC117618820 gene encoding transcription factor EGL1; translation: MANGTQNHERVPENLRKQFAVAVRSIKWSYAIFWSLSTSQQGVLEWCEGYYNGDIKIRKTVEGVELKTDKMGLERNAQLRELYKFLLEGETEPQAKAPSAALNPEDLSDAEWYYLLCMSFVFNPGEGLPGRALANGQTIWLCDAQYADSKVFSRSLLAKSASIQTVVCFPYLGGVVELGVTELVPEDLSLIQHIKASLLDFSKPDCSEKSSSAPHKADDDSDQVLAKVDHEIVDTLALENLYSPSEEIKFDPMGINDLHGNYEEFNMTSPEECSNGCEHNHQTEDSFMPEGINDGASQVQSWHFMDEDFSIGVQDSMNSSDCISEAFVNKKRAQSSPRHESVNRNHLKELENLNDTKFSSLDLGPADDHIHYTRTLSNILGSSTRLTENPCSCDGDCKSSFVTWKKGVVDNCRPTVHQKILKKILFTVPLMCGASSQNTIQDGLSKLQSDDIHKGHVMPDKLKENEKLLVLRSMVPSISEVDKASVLDDTIKYLKELEARAEEMESCMDTVEAIARRKYLDRAEKTSDNYDKIKMDNVKKPWLNKRKACDIDETDPDLNRLVPRESLPLDVKVILKEQEVLIEMRCPYREYILLDIMDAINNLYLDAHSVQSSTLDGVLTLSLTSKFRGAAVAPVGMIKQALWKIAGKC
- the LOC117619471 gene encoding gibberellin 20-oxidase-like protein, which codes for MSEIPQTSVKLPMLDISQPILHPSSLSSLAEAFKTWGFLHITNHGISKDLFRKLYSLSNGLFSLPSDTKLKLGPFSSAKTYTPHFIASPFFESLRVSGPKFFESAQTSANVLFDQHNSEFSEILQEYGSKMTELSKKIVKIALMSLGDGLVKKFYESEFQNCHGYLRINNYSAPESLEDHEDEVEGLGMHTDMSCVTIVYQDEIGGLQVRSKEGKWMDISPCEGTLVVNIGDMFQAWSNEKLRSSEHRVILKQPVNRFSLAYFWCFEDEKVIFAPDDVLGEENVRIYNPFVCLDYLKFRESNERGKFEKVGFTVRDFAGIKQQAKCDS
- the LOC117618295 gene encoding uncharacterized protein LOC117618295, with the protein product MTGGTLEVLLVDAEGIRHTNLLGRASYHVIIECGTREYRSKESSSEDDKISWNEKFTFQFPLSDWKNLTHLKFRIMDTELFTDAGFVGETIVHLGGIITEGKDRGFIELKPAPYNVVLEDDTYKGEIKIGFRFITNKEAHVIETREFLAEDKTKPRGSIRLYVGVTFYNGTF